A region from the Romeriopsis navalis LEGE 11480 genome encodes:
- the deoC gene encoding deoxyribose-phosphate aldolase has protein sequence MAKQYAEIDLAPMIDHSLLSPWATPEQVEQWCAEADLYGFAAVCVAPCYVKQAVEDLHQKSPQVCTVIGFPTGTQTSSTKLYEAQEAAEHGATELDVVINLGAVKTGNHDLIHQEIANIHQETGLVIKAILETTVLNPAEKRLAAEICMDAGAQFLKTSTGWHGGATVDDVRLLRELSRDRVRIKASGGIRTAAQAYELVLAGATRIGTSQGLALLKQAKQLDQVGG, from the coding sequence ATGGCCAAGCAGTACGCTGAAATTGACCTCGCGCCCATGATCGACCATTCATTGCTAAGCCCCTGGGCCACCCCCGAACAAGTCGAGCAATGGTGTGCTGAAGCCGATTTATATGGCTTTGCGGCAGTTTGCGTTGCCCCGTGCTATGTCAAACAAGCAGTTGAAGATTTACACCAAAAATCCCCACAAGTTTGTACAGTGATTGGCTTCCCAACGGGGACACAGACCTCCAGCACGAAATTATATGAAGCCCAGGAAGCGGCTGAACATGGTGCAACCGAATTAGATGTGGTGATCAATCTCGGGGCAGTCAAAACCGGTAATCATGATCTCATTCATCAAGAAATCGCGAATATCCATCAGGAAACGGGCCTGGTAATTAAGGCAATTCTGGAAACCACCGTCTTAAATCCAGCCGAAAAACGCCTAGCCGCAGAAATCTGTATGGACGCTGGCGCCCAATTCCTTAAAACCAGCACAGGTTGGCATGGTGGCGCCACGGTTGACGATGTGCGTTTATTGCGGGAGCTATCGCGTGATCGGGTCAGGATCAAAGCCTCTGGTGGCATTCGCACCGCCGCCCAAGCCTATGAATTAGTCCTCGCCGGGGCAACCCGAATCGGCACATCTCAAGGCTTAGCCTTGCTCAAACAAGCAAAACAACTCGATCAAGTCGGGGGCTAG
- the recO gene encoding DNA repair protein RecO: protein MGKTFRVTGINLKAMPLGEADRILTILSPEEGLLRATAPGARKQNSKLGGRSGLFVINDLLLAKGKSLDRISQAETIESYPGLSRDLAKLTAGQYIAELALHQALTEHPQAELYYLLTEHLRRIANADNDSVLAMLAQAVYQLLALAGVAPQVQQCSISNQLLEPDLSIGADWQVGFSIEGGGIVSLAALSAQLTTLEASRKDLQSGKIEAEDFDLVRESVGEYQVRTIEQLPKYHRRQRYSGKSEPQTMLLVDAIELYLMQQLAQEALPQVSDNTGFAVETIQGAWRKIERILRQYAQYHFDRQIRSAKLIDSCFAR from the coding sequence GTGGGCAAAACGTTTCGAGTCACCGGCATTAATCTCAAAGCCATGCCTTTAGGCGAAGCCGATCGGATTTTGACAATTCTGAGTCCGGAGGAAGGATTACTCCGGGCCACAGCCCCAGGCGCGCGCAAGCAAAACTCAAAGCTCGGTGGTCGGAGCGGCTTATTTGTGATCAACGACCTTTTGCTCGCCAAAGGTAAATCGCTCGATCGGATTTCCCAAGCCGAGACGATCGAGTCTTATCCCGGCCTCTCCCGTGACCTCGCCAAATTGACTGCCGGGCAGTATATTGCCGAACTCGCGCTGCATCAGGCCCTCACAGAACATCCTCAAGCCGAACTATATTACCTGCTCACAGAACATCTCAGACGAATTGCCAACGCCGACAATGACAGCGTGTTAGCCATGCTGGCCCAAGCGGTTTACCAATTGCTGGCGCTCGCGGGTGTGGCCCCCCAAGTTCAGCAATGCAGCATTAGCAATCAATTGCTAGAACCTGACTTAAGCATTGGTGCGGATTGGCAAGTGGGCTTTAGTATTGAAGGGGGTGGCATTGTCAGCCTCGCCGCCCTATCAGCGCAGTTAACCACCCTCGAAGCCAGTCGCAAAGATTTGCAATCCGGCAAGATTGAGGCAGAGGACTTCGACCTCGTGCGGGAATCGGTCGGCGAATATCAAGTACGGACGATCGAGCAGCTGCCGAAGTATCACCGTCGTCAACGATACAGCGGGAAATCCGAACCTCAGACAATGCTATTAGTTGATGCCATTGAGCTTTATTTAATGCAACAATTAGCACAGGAGGCATTACCCCAGGTTTCTGACAACACCGGATTTGCGGTGGAGACGATTCAGGGAGCATGGCGCAAGATTGAACGGATTCTGCGCCAGTATGCGCAGTACCACTTTGATCGGCAGATTCGATCCGCTAAATTGATCGATAGCTGTTTCGCGCGCTAG
- a CDS encoding aromatic ring-hydroxylating oxygenase subunit alpha translates to MQYQSEKSPAGTPVRSSGANATATAVSQLQQIHQAICDTAARPLELAIAMNAGAYTNQEFYDWEVEHILKTQWLCVGHVSQVPNIGDYVNFDLLEEPMMMVRNHDQQVQVLSRICPHRAMDLMPPDFGAPTTGNRKSFLCPYHRWSFGLEGQMLGAPEMQNSPLCQTEGVKLHTFRTELWEGFVFVTFDPDLEPIATHYAGLTPHLKRWHMDELEVVADIQWDCQFNWKVLVENFMEGYHHMGSHHKTLEPMLPASGTWTEPETPNYIVCHLPLAKHLIDKFESGESLNTFIPSPDLLKSDNHEYTVYLGEPYFLLFIGADRVYWYFLQPEGPGKMTLRTMLLVRPESREIPEFETKLNREIDALKEFHLEDMEMCTSVQRGLNSTAYQPGPLSHLEMPIWQFHRYLARQVAKHTD, encoded by the coding sequence ATGCAGTATCAAAGCGAAAAATCACCGGCTGGTACTCCAGTACGATCCTCTGGAGCGAACGCCACAGCCACAGCCGTTTCGCAACTCCAGCAAATTCATCAAGCAATTTGTGATACTGCAGCGCGGCCACTCGAATTGGCGATCGCCATGAATGCTGGAGCCTATACCAACCAGGAGTTTTACGACTGGGAAGTTGAGCACATCCTGAAAACACAATGGCTGTGCGTCGGACATGTTTCTCAGGTCCCGAATATCGGCGACTACGTGAACTTCGACTTACTCGAAGAGCCGATGATGATGGTCCGCAATCACGATCAGCAAGTCCAAGTTTTATCGCGCATTTGTCCCCATCGGGCCATGGACCTAATGCCGCCGGATTTTGGGGCACCGACAACGGGCAATCGCAAAAGCTTCCTATGCCCGTATCACCGCTGGAGCTTTGGCCTCGAAGGTCAAATGCTGGGCGCCCCCGAGATGCAAAACAGCCCCCTCTGCCAGACCGAAGGGGTCAAACTCCATACCTTCCGCACCGAACTCTGGGAAGGATTTGTATTTGTCACATTTGATCCCGACCTTGAACCGATCGCCACACACTATGCCGGTTTGACACCACATCTCAAACGCTGGCACATGGACGAACTCGAAGTCGTCGCGGATATCCAGTGGGACTGCCAGTTTAACTGGAAAGTATTGGTCGAGAACTTTATGGAAGGCTATCACCACATGGGCTCCCACCATAAAACCCTTGAACCAATGCTGCCCGCCAGCGGCACTTGGACGGAACCCGAAACCCCCAACTACATTGTCTGCCATTTACCCTTAGCCAAACATCTGATCGATAAATTCGAGTCGGGCGAATCGCTTAATACATTTATCCCCTCACCCGACTTGCTCAAATCGGATAACCACGAATATACCGTTTACCTCGGCGAGCCTTACTTCTTGCTCTTTATCGGTGCCGATCGTGTGTACTGGTATTTTCTCCAACCAGAAGGCCCGGGCAAAATGACACTCCGCACGATGTTACTCGTTCGACCAGAAAGTCGCGAAATTCCCGAGTTTGAAACCAAACTCAACCGCGAGATAGATGCTTTGAAGGAGTTTCACCTTGAAGATATGGAGATGTGTACTTCCGTGCAGCGGGGACTCAACTCAACCGCCTATCAACCCGGCCCTTTGAGTCATTTAGAGATGCCCATCTGGCAGTTCCACCGCTATCTTGCACGCCAAGTCGCAAAACATACCGACTAG
- a CDS encoding MFS transporter, which yields MPNAKPTKSSKSSTQQQSKPNRKQKPQSSKSGQTAKPGSLTALNSARSVKRPSATRQHPSAPSPKSAPTMNLPTSTPSNAGPAETETAADQAESQTENLTEQGFLPVLQNKKFLTLWAGQVFSQIADKIYLVLMIALIDGRFQQDNQVISGWVSSIMVAFTIPAVLFGSVAGVYVDRWSKKSVLVLTNLMRGALVFAMLPLLGFVHNWQPWGDTPVGFALMLGITFLVSTLTQFFAPAEQSVIPLVVEKRDLLPANSLYTTTMMISVILGFALGEPLLALADNLLAGFHIADLGKDVLVGGGYAIAGLILVLLKTGEKPVDKTQVQPHVLADIKDGVKYLSEQPRVRAALIQLVILFSIFAALSVLAVRLAEVMPELKSSQFGFLLAAGGVGMAIGAAVLGNFGQRLSNQRLGTYGSIGMATGLGILAMFHLNLWVTLSSIALIGACAALVGIPMQTTIQQETPEAMRGKVFGLQNNAVNIALSLPLVLAGVAESMLGLKLVFFILAGLVLAGGALSWYISRNTGVSNAS from the coding sequence ATGCCCAACGCAAAGCCGACTAAATCGAGCAAATCATCGACGCAGCAACAGTCAAAACCCAACCGCAAGCAAAAACCGCAGTCCAGCAAATCCGGTCAAACAGCAAAACCGGGTAGCTTAACTGCGCTAAATTCGGCGCGATCGGTCAAACGGCCGAGTGCAACCCGCCAGCATCCATCGGCTCCATCTCCTAAATCGGCACCTACGATGAATCTCCCCACTTCCACACCGAGCAATGCTGGGCCAGCCGAGACTGAGACTGCCGCCGATCAAGCTGAAAGTCAAACCGAAAATCTCACCGAACAGGGATTTTTGCCGGTTCTCCAAAACAAGAAATTTCTCACCCTGTGGGCTGGCCAAGTTTTCTCCCAGATCGCCGACAAGATCTACCTTGTGCTGATGATTGCGCTGATTGACGGACGGTTTCAGCAGGATAATCAGGTGATTAGTGGTTGGGTTTCCTCGATTATGGTCGCCTTTACGATTCCGGCGGTGTTGTTTGGGTCAGTGGCGGGCGTTTATGTCGATCGGTGGTCAAAGAAGAGTGTCTTAGTCCTGACCAATCTGATGCGCGGGGCCTTAGTCTTCGCCATGCTGCCATTACTGGGCTTTGTCCACAATTGGCAACCTTGGGGCGATACGCCCGTGGGCTTTGCGTTAATGCTGGGAATCACGTTCCTCGTCTCAACCCTGACACAATTCTTCGCCCCAGCGGAGCAATCGGTCATTCCCCTCGTCGTGGAAAAACGCGATCTCCTCCCCGCCAACTCTCTCTACACGACCACGATGATGATCTCGGTGATTTTAGGCTTTGCGCTGGGGGAACCACTCCTCGCCTTAGCGGATAACCTGTTGGCAGGATTTCATATTGCGGATCTCGGTAAAGATGTTTTGGTGGGGGGCGGCTATGCGATCGCCGGCCTGATTCTCGTCCTGCTCAAAACTGGGGAGAAACCCGTTGATAAAACCCAAGTCCAGCCCCATGTGTTGGCGGATATCAAAGATGGGGTGAAATATCTCAGTGAACAGCCCCGGGTCCGCGCGGCATTGATTCAACTGGTGATTCTGTTTTCAATTTTTGCGGCCCTTTCAGTTTTGGCGGTGCGTCTCGCCGAAGTTATGCCAGAACTGAAGTCCTCACAGTTTGGCTTCCTACTGGCGGCGGGCGGTGTCGGGATGGCGATCGGCGCCGCCGTGCTGGGCAACTTCGGTCAACGCCTATCCAATCAACGCCTCGGCACCTACGGTTCGATCGGGATGGCCACCGGACTCGGCATCCTCGCGATGTTTCATCTCAATCTCTGGGTCACGCTCAGCTCGATCGCGTTAATTGGCGCTTGTGCTGCACTTGTGGGGATCCCGATGCAAACCACCATTCAGCAAGAGACCCCCGAAGCGATGCGCGGCAAAGTCTTCGGACTACAAAATAACGCGGTGAATATCGCCCTATCATTGCCCCTCGTCCTGGCCGGTGTGGCCGAATCAATGTTGGGCTTGAAGTTAGTCTTTTTTATCCTGGCCGGGTTGGTACTTGCTGGGGGTGCCTTGAGTTGGTATATTTCCCGCAATACAGGTGTGAGCAACGCAAGTTAA
- a CDS encoding sugar phosphate isomerase/epimerase family protein, whose product MAVPPLSCTPSRKTYRLADGGKPIELLVLRSIWSGPESLEPLLQQTVDAGFNGIEGPIPDSPTARREWQQQLQDHNLAFIAEATTGSDKSDSGNWWIPKPERSLQDHLDDLRWTIEYAAAMDALFVSAMTGYDAWSWQQNVDFFSQALELQQQSGITISFETHRSRSLFNPWITRDLLQQFPQMQITCDFSHWCVVCERLIDSEWEILQLCASRARHIHSRVGFAQHAQVSEPRAPEYQAALIAHERWWDLIWQSQKLRGLPRTTMTPEFLWDNYMSTLPFTQQPVADVWQITCWMAERQRQRFAQLGKTKLGQTQVSQTPTNIVQPTEHSRD is encoded by the coding sequence CTGGCAGTTCCACCGCTATCTTGCACGCCAAGTCGCAAAACATACCGACTAGCAGATGGGGGCAAACCGATCGAACTCTTAGTACTACGCTCCATTTGGTCGGGTCCCGAGTCGCTTGAGCCCCTCCTCCAGCAAACTGTCGATGCCGGATTTAATGGGATTGAAGGCCCAATTCCTGACAGCCCTACAGCCCGGCGCGAGTGGCAACAGCAATTACAAGATCATAATCTCGCTTTTATCGCTGAGGCCACGACTGGCAGCGATAAAAGCGATAGCGGCAATTGGTGGATTCCCAAACCGGAGCGCAGCCTTCAAGATCATCTGGATGATTTACGTTGGACAATTGAGTATGCCGCAGCCATGGATGCGCTATTTGTCTCAGCAATGACCGGTTACGACGCCTGGTCGTGGCAGCAAAACGTCGATTTTTTCAGCCAAGCCCTGGAACTCCAACAGCAATCCGGCATCACCATCAGCTTTGAGACGCATCGGAGTCGATCGCTGTTCAATCCTTGGATTACCCGCGATTTACTCCAGCAGTTTCCCCAAATGCAAATCACCTGTGACTTTAGCCATTGGTGTGTTGTCTGCGAACGGCTGATCGATAGCGAATGGGAAATTTTGCAACTCTGTGCCAGTCGCGCCCGCCACATCCACAGTCGCGTTGGCTTTGCCCAACATGCCCAAGTCAGTGAACCACGCGCACCAGAATATCAAGCTGCCCTCATCGCCCATGAACGGTGGTGGGATCTGATTTGGCAGTCACAGAAACTACGTGGCTTGCCTCGAACGACCATGACACCGGAATTCCTCTGGGATAACTACATGAGTACGTTGCCCTTTACACAGCAGCCCGTGGCCGATGTTTGGCAAATCACCTGCTGGATGGCTGAACGCCAGCGGCAACGGTTTGCACAGCTGGGTAAAACCAAATTGGGGCAAACCCAGGTGAGTCAAACCCCGACAAATATCGTCCAGCCAACTGAACATTCCCGTGATTAA
- a CDS encoding glycosyltransferase family 4 protein: MHIAWLGKKSPFCGNVTYGREVTNALLDRGHQVSFFHFDQEENAPEVVPNFQEVTIPYLFKSQIYTIPKFRSSKVLMRALSKNRPDLVHASLTLSPLDFRLPELCDEMGLPLVATFHPAFDQQMRNWAAGTQYLMYQLYAPALANYDRTIVFSYLQKDLLVKLGVPAERVAVIPNGVDVDKYSPAVPAQRPILRKRWQAKRVFVYMGRMAPEKNVEPMLKAWKAAGMGKDCRLLMMGSGPLLTSLKAQYGEELGVQWLGFVAEEAKRLEILRSADAFILPSLVEGLSLSLLEAMACGLAIIATDAGADGEVLEDGAGIIMRTTQPVSTQLQTLLPLFRDHEELTTILGQKARSRVLERYTLSNNITHVEALYDSILSQPRLPIGVTTRL; encoded by the coding sequence ATGCACATCGCTTGGCTCGGTAAGAAATCTCCTTTTTGCGGCAATGTGACCTACGGTCGCGAAGTGACCAATGCGTTGCTCGATCGGGGGCATCAGGTTAGCTTCTTTCATTTTGATCAGGAGGAGAATGCCCCGGAAGTCGTCCCAAACTTCCAAGAGGTAACCATTCCCTATCTCTTCAAATCCCAGATTTATACGATCCCCAAGTTTCGATCGAGCAAAGTCCTGATGCGGGCATTGTCGAAAAATCGACCAGACTTAGTACATGCATCTTTAACCCTGTCGCCGCTCGATTTCCGCCTCCCAGAACTCTGCGATGAAATGGGCTTGCCCCTCGTTGCCACATTCCATCCCGCCTTTGACCAGCAGATGCGCAACTGGGCCGCGGGCACGCAATATCTGATGTATCAGCTCTATGCTCCGGCCTTAGCCAATTATGATCGGACGATCGTCTTCTCTTATTTGCAGAAAGATTTACTCGTCAAGCTCGGGGTGCCCGCAGAGCGGGTTGCCGTCATTCCGAATGGCGTCGATGTTGACAAATATTCTCCGGCTGTCCCCGCCCAACGACCGATCCTCCGCAAACGCTGGCAAGCGAAACGCGTTTTCGTCTATATGGGACGGATGGCCCCCGAGAAGAATGTCGAGCCGATGCTCAAAGCCTGGAAAGCGGCGGGTATGGGAAAAGATTGTCGCTTGCTGATGATGGGCAGTGGTCCCCTGCTCACGTCACTCAAAGCGCAGTATGGCGAAGAGTTAGGCGTGCAATGGTTAGGCTTTGTCGCCGAAGAAGCCAAGCGGCTGGAAATCCTCCGCAGCGCCGATGCCTTTATTCTCCCCTCCTTAGTTGAGGGACTCTCGTTATCACTGCTCGAAGCGATGGCTTGTGGGCTAGCGATTATCGCGACCGATGCGGGGGCCGACGGGGAGGTGCTCGAAGATGGGGCCGGGATCATTATGCGGACAACCCAACCCGTTTCAACTCAGTTACAAACGCTGTTGCCACTGTTCCGGGACCATGAAGAGCTCACCACAATTTTGGGCCAAAAAGCGCGGAGCCGCGTGCTTGAGCGCTATACCCTCAGCAACAATATCACCCATGTTGAAGCGCTATACGACTCGATTCTGAGTCAGCCGCGGTTGCCGATCGGGGTGACCACGCGACTCTAA
- a CDS encoding alpha/beta fold hydrolase translates to MSSPSVRPRQTIPIGEYHAAYQIIGSGPPLILLHGFLGSGDNWQALYPDLANHYQCIALDLLGFGASSKPQLKYTIWHQIEFLHQFIRTLQLKEFHLAGHSYGGWLAAAYAIAATGIRWDAAKTQWQPSHKSNLAFCQPASLTLIAPAGIRDDSFVGRYNYMKPLLWETPVIDWLMAIIKPIAQITGQANAFRQIDIARVELQAQPVAKSFIVDRLRPEDAIDTVEQLIHHITIPTRIIAGGQDTTIPLWHCETYGQKIAASQFTVLADAEHDLLQTHSQTIAQLILQDNDTK, encoded by the coding sequence ATGTCCTCTCCATCAGTCAGGCCGCGCCAAACCATTCCGATCGGCGAATACCACGCCGCGTATCAGATCATCGGATCAGGCCCACCACTAATTTTGCTGCATGGGTTTCTGGGCAGTGGGGATAACTGGCAAGCCCTTTATCCCGATTTGGCCAACCATTATCAATGCATCGCTTTAGATTTACTCGGGTTTGGCGCATCCTCCAAACCCCAACTGAAATATACGATTTGGCATCAGATTGAATTTCTCCACCAATTTATTCGTACGTTACAGCTCAAGGAATTTCATCTCGCTGGTCACTCCTACGGCGGCTGGTTAGCCGCCGCCTACGCGATCGCCGCCACCGGCATACGCTGGGATGCAGCCAAAACGCAATGGCAACCGAGTCACAAATCTAATTTAGCGTTCTGCCAGCCAGCCAGCCTAACGCTGATTGCCCCCGCCGGCATCCGCGATGACAGCTTCGTGGGGCGCTACAACTATATGAAACCGTTACTCTGGGAAACCCCGGTGATTGACTGGCTCATGGCCATAATCAAACCGATCGCCCAAATCACCGGCCAAGCTAATGCCTTTCGTCAAATCGATATAGCGCGGGTTGAACTCCAGGCACAACCCGTGGCGAAGTCTTTCATTGTCGATCGCTTGCGGCCTGAAGATGCAATCGACACAGTTGAGCAATTGATTCACCACATCACGATTCCTACCCGCATTATCGCCGGGGGCCAAGATACCACCATCCCGCTCTGGCATTGCGAAACTTATGGTCAGAAAATCGCGGCGAGTCAATTCACCGTTTTGGCCGACGCGGAACATGATTTGCTGCAAACGCATTCTCAGACGATCGCACAATTGATCCTGCAGGACAACGACACAAAATAG
- the chlP gene encoding geranylgeranyl reductase, with protein MALRVAVVGGGPAGACAAEVLAKAGIETYLLERKLDNVKPCGGAIPLCMVEEFDLPETIIDRKVRKMKMISPSNVEVNIGQTLKDDEYIGMVRREVFDGFLRNRAVELGANLINGTMYKLELPETEGGSYTLHYADHSNGIQGEDKQLVVDLVVGADGFNSRVAKAIDAGDYNYAIAFQERIMIPPDKLAYYEELAEMYVGDDVSPDFYAWVFPKYDHVAVGTGTMKPNQANIKRLQAGIRARAASKIRGGKIIRVEAHPIPEHPRPRRVVGRVALVGDAAGTVTKSSGEGIYFAAKSARMCAEAIVEFSECGAKIPTEADLKVYLKRWDKMYGATYVVLDILQRVFYRSDATREAFVEMCSDIDVQKLTFDSYLYKRVTVANPLTQMKITAKTVASLLRGNALAP; from the coding sequence TTGGCATTACGGGTAGCTGTTGTAGGCGGAGGTCCCGCTGGAGCTTGTGCGGCGGAAGTTCTCGCAAAAGCCGGTATTGAAACTTATTTACTTGAACGCAAATTAGATAACGTTAAACCCTGTGGTGGTGCGATTCCGCTTTGCATGGTGGAAGAGTTTGATTTGCCGGAGACCATCATCGATCGCAAAGTGCGGAAGATGAAAATGATTTCTCCTTCCAATGTTGAGGTGAACATTGGTCAAACGCTCAAAGACGATGAATACATCGGCATGGTGCGCCGCGAAGTCTTTGATGGCTTCTTGCGCAACCGGGCCGTTGAACTCGGCGCCAATTTGATTAACGGCACGATGTACAAGCTGGAATTGCCTGAAACTGAAGGTGGTTCTTATACGCTGCACTATGCTGACCACAGCAATGGCATTCAAGGCGAAGATAAGCAATTAGTGGTTGACCTGGTGGTTGGTGCTGATGGCTTTAATTCGCGTGTGGCTAAGGCGATCGATGCTGGCGATTACAACTACGCAATTGCATTCCAAGAGCGGATTATGATTCCGCCGGATAAGTTGGCTTATTACGAGGAATTGGCCGAGATGTATGTCGGTGACGATGTGTCGCCGGACTTCTATGCTTGGGTCTTCCCGAAATACGATCACGTTGCCGTTGGTACCGGCACAATGAAGCCCAACCAAGCCAATATCAAGCGTCTCCAAGCTGGTATTCGGGCACGTGCCGCATCCAAGATTCGTGGCGGTAAGATTATCCGCGTCGAAGCGCATCCGATTCCAGAGCATCCCCGTCCCCGTCGTGTTGTCGGTCGTGTGGCGCTAGTGGGCGATGCTGCCGGTACAGTCACTAAATCTTCCGGTGAAGGTATTTACTTTGCGGCGAAGTCGGCTCGGATGTGTGCTGAAGCGATCGTCGAGTTCTCCGAGTGCGGTGCAAAGATTCCGACCGAAGCTGACTTGAAGGTTTACCTCAAGCGTTGGGACAAGATGTATGGTGCGACCTATGTTGTGCTGGATATCTTACAGCGCGTATTCTATCGCTCTGACGCAACCCGTGAGGCTTTTGTCGAGATGTGTTCTGACATCGACGTGCAGAAGCTAACGTTTGATAGCTACCTGTATAAGCGGGTAACAGTCGCAAATCCGTTGACGCAGATGAAGATTACCGCTAAGACTGTGGCGAGTCTATTGCGTGGTAATGCATTAGCGCCCTAA
- a CDS encoding response regulator transcription factor codes for MPRILVVDDDIAISELVAVNLEMAGYEVIQGEDGIKGQALALQMQPDLIMLDLMLPKVDGFTVCQRLRRDDRTADIPVIMLTALGQTKDKVEGFNSGADDYLTKPFEVEEMLARVRALLRRTDRIPQAAKHSEILNHGPLTLVPERFEAIWFSNTVKLTHLEFDLLHCLLQRHGQTVSPSEILKEVWGYDPNDDIETIRVHVRHLRTKLEPDPRHPQFIKTVYGAGYCLEIPAVAGIGEELSA; via the coding sequence ATGCCCCGTATTCTGGTTGTCGACGACGATATCGCGATTTCTGAACTTGTAGCCGTCAACCTCGAAATGGCAGGCTATGAGGTAATTCAAGGCGAAGATGGAATTAAAGGTCAAGCGCTAGCATTACAGATGCAGCCTGACCTAATTATGTTGGATTTAATGTTGCCCAAAGTTGATGGCTTCACAGTCTGTCAGCGTTTGCGTCGGGACGATCGGACCGCCGATATTCCGGTGATTATGTTGACGGCGCTGGGTCAGACCAAAGATAAGGTTGAAGGATTCAACTCTGGCGCCGATGACTATCTCACTAAGCCCTTTGAAGTTGAGGAAATGTTGGCCCGGGTGCGTGCGTTGTTGCGCCGGACCGATCGAATCCCGCAAGCTGCAAAGCACAGTGAAATCCTGAATCACGGGCCATTAACTCTGGTACCAGAGCGATTCGAGGCGATTTGGTTTAGTAACACTGTCAAATTAACGCACTTGGAATTTGACTTGTTGCACTGCCTCCTCCAGCGTCATGGTCAGACAGTGTCGCCTAGTGAGATTCTCAAGGAAGTCTGGGGCTATGACCCGAATGACGACATTGAGACGATCCGGGTTCACGTTCGCCACCTCCGGACAAAACTCGAACCAGATCCACGCCATCCGCAGTTTATCAAAACGGTCTATGGCGCAGGCTACTGTCTCGAAATTCCAGCAGTTGCCGGAATCGGTGAAGAGCTATCGGCTTAA
- a CDS encoding glycosyltransferase: protein MILADGVWLSVSLSLVASLIANSIWWKNLSTSLEKAPQLQTIEQIPASLPSISVIIPAYNEAANIQGCVQAVLDNQLPDNATLQIIVADDESTDETHELAQAIAQKHAQVQVIRVPPRPQTETWRGKNWACAQAVQQATGEYWLFIDADVRLEPRAIATALTEAQQQQSDLLSLAPEIVCGCLAEWLVQPLIMSMIAIGFEFDGVNNPDDRETAFAAGPFMLFRQSAYQKIGGHEAIAADPVEDVALAKAIKQTGLKLRYILALGIIKVRMYQNLAALWEGWTKNFYLGANRNVGTIFYSSFAVFLVFVMPWIGLSTTLIGGLMHRSSPIIGLFGLMAGLSVVALIQQYRMRASSARQFNQPLRYWSLTWLGGIILMAIAIASMIKTETGWGWTWRGRPLAAPEQS, encoded by the coding sequence ATGATCTTGGCAGATGGAGTATGGCTCAGTGTCAGTCTCAGCTTGGTAGCATCACTCATCGCGAATTCTATTTGGTGGAAGAACCTCAGCACATCCCTCGAAAAGGCCCCCCAACTGCAAACAATTGAGCAGATCCCCGCCAGCTTACCCAGCATCTCGGTGATTATTCCGGCTTATAACGAGGCCGCGAATATTCAGGGTTGTGTCCAAGCCGTGCTCGATAATCAACTTCCAGACAATGCGACGCTTCAGATCATTGTCGCCGATGATGAATCGACGGATGAAACCCATGAACTGGCTCAAGCCATCGCCCAGAAACATGCGCAGGTTCAAGTAATCCGCGTGCCGCCGCGACCCCAAACTGAAACTTGGCGCGGGAAGAATTGGGCCTGTGCCCAAGCCGTTCAGCAAGCCACAGGAGAGTATTGGCTGTTCATTGATGCCGATGTGCGCCTTGAACCCCGCGCAATCGCGACAGCCCTGACCGAAGCACAACAACAGCAAAGCGATCTACTTAGTCTGGCCCCGGAAATTGTCTGTGGCTGCTTGGCGGAATGGTTGGTCCAGCCATTAATCATGTCGATGATTGCGATCGGGTTTGAATTTGATGGGGTGAATAATCCCGACGATCGGGAAACTGCCTTTGCAGCCGGCCCATTTATGCTATTTCGGCAAAGCGCTTATCAGAAGATCGGTGGCCATGAGGCGATTGCCGCTGATCCGGTAGAAGATGTTGCCCTCGCCAAAGCCATCAAGCAAACTGGCCTCAAACTCCGCTATATTCTGGCCCTTGGCATTATCAAGGTGCGCATGTATCAAAATCTCGCCGCACTCTGGGAAGGCTGGACAAAGAATTTCTACCTCGGGGCAAACCGCAATGTCGGCACGATTTTCTACTCGTCCTTTGCCGTCTTCCTTGTCTTTGTCATGCCCTGGATCGGTTTATCCACGACTCTGATCGGCGGCCTGATGCATCGCTCCAGCCCAATCATCGGCTTATTCGGATTGATGGCCGGCCTCAGTGTTGTCGCTTTGATCCAGCAGTACCGCATGCGCGCCTCCAGTGCCAGACAATTTAATCAACCACTGCGCTATTGGAGCCTCACTTGGCTCGGCGGCATTATCTTAATGGCGATCGCGATCGCCTCCATGATTAAGACCGAAACCGGTTGGGGTTGGACTTGGCGCGGCCGCCCACTCGCAGCCCCGGAGCAATCCTAA